The Flavobacterium sp. M31R6 nucleotide sequence CAACAGTTTCGAATTGACTGTCTGCAGGAATGTATTGCAGTTTTTGTACATAATCCATTCCGGCACGGGTTTGCATCGCAGTTTTTTTGATCGCTTCATATGCCAAATTCACGTCGTAATTTCTATATCCTTTAAAATAGGCATCCACAATTACGGCTATCGAGTGATTCGCGTTCATACAATCGGTTTCATTGCCCATCAAATGCCAAACCGGTAGTCTTCCCTGTTGTTGGTAAATTGCTAAAAATGTTTTTATAATATCGTTGATTTTGTCCTCTTGGGTGATAGTGTAAAGTGGATGAAGCGCACGATATGTATCCCATAAAGAGAAGGTGGTGTAGTTTACTAAACCTGCATTTTTATAGATTTTTCTGTCTGTTCCTCTGTAATCACCATTTGCATCATTGAAAATTGATGGAGCAAACATCGTGTGATACAATGAAGTATAGAAAATTGTTTTGGTATCAGCGTCGGCTTTAATGTCGATTTTCGCTAAAGCTTTATTCCATTTTGCATCTGCATCTTGAACTACTTTCACAAAATCCCATTGTGGAATTTCGGCTTTGATGTTGGCTACAGCATTTTCTACACTCACTGGTGAAATTCCCACTTTCACCATAATTACATTTCCTTTTTTGTTTTTGAAATCCAAAATGGCTTTCATTTTTCGGCCTTCGCCCTGAAGACCATTTTTTACGGCAGTGCTATCATACAATGCAATATTTGAAATTTCTTCCGAAAATTCCATGGCAAAAAACAAACGTTGGTCATCGGCCCAACCTTTTGAATGGCGATAACCTACAATTGTTTTGCTTCCTGTTTTTTGAATCATAGTCTGTTTTGGACTATCCCAACCCACACCATCAGTAAGGTCAAGCAACACATGAGCTTCATCTTTCGAATTGAAAGTGTATTTGTGAAAACCAACTCTTTCCGAAGCGGTTAATTCGGCTTTTACATTGTATTTGTCCAAAAGAACACTGTAATATCCTGGCTTTACAACTTCATTTTGGTGTGAATAAGTGGAACCATAACCGCTTGGGTCTTTTTTCTCCGCTTTGACCAAAGGTACTTTTCCCGTTGCAGGCAGCAATAGAATGTCATTCAAATCACCGATTCCAGTTCCGCTCAAGTGAGTGTGTGTGAATCCTAGAATTGTATTACTGGAATAATTATAGGCACTGCACCAATCCCAGCCTTCAAAAATGTTGGAAGGTCCCAATTGAACTGCACCGAAAGGAACATTTGCCCCAACAAAAATGTGTCCATGACCACCAGAGCCGATGTACGGATTTACAAATTGGGTATAATTGGCATTTGGAGATTTTTTTGCTTTGCCCTGAGAAAAAACAGGCATTGCAAAAAACAAACTTGCCATTGCCAGAATTGTGCCTTTTAATTTGTTTGGTTGCATCTTTTTTATTTTTAAAATTTAATTGACTTATTTTATTTAGTTCTGCTCAAAACATCAAACAGCGAAGTAATTGTAATTACTGGTTTTGATGTTGGAGTTTGTATTGTGATGGTTTTTTCTTCACCCGCTTTCAAATCGAAATAATTATCACTCAATCTTCCAGTGTAACCTTTAATGTCAATCCACACAAATTTTGCGTCTTTTGATGCTTTTAAAGTGATGTTGTTGCCTTCAACTTTGAATGTAATTTGTGGATTTTCCAATTTCAAATCAATTGGACGTACTTTGTCGATTGTAGGTTTCACGTCATCTCTGTAGGCTTCTTTTACTGCATACCAGGCGGCTTTTGGCTGACGGTTGTAATAATCGGTGATACTCCAGCTCGCCACTGGCCAACAATCGTTCAATTGCCACAATAAGGTTCCCATATTGTAAGGTTCTTTCGAGCGGTGAATTCCGATGATGTTTTTAAAAGAATAATATTGTAAACATTGAGTCAAATACGTATAATCTTTTACCGACCAGGTTTTTACATTCGTTGTGTCCTTGAAATAACGTTGAATGTATGAATTTAGTTTTGTAAACCCTTTTCCGGCTTTTTGATGGGCTTTCAGTACGTCAGAATACAGTTTTCGATCCTCTTCTAAAGTAATTTTTTCAATTGTGGAATAGTTTGGCATTGCCTGCATTCCATATTCGCTTACAAAACGGCCGGTTTTATTATGCACTACCTCAATATCTTCCAATCCCCACCAAGTTCCCCAATAATGACTGTCACCTTGTTTGATACTTTCCTTTTTGCCCCAACCAAAAAGAGGAGAACTGCTTATATAAGGACGGTATGGATCGACTTCTTTCACCCATTTCGGGATACTGTCCTGAAACAATCGTTTGTAATCACCCCACAATTTGATCGAATCTTTTTTGTTTATTTTGAATTGTTTTTGCCAACCCCAATTTTTGAAAGCTTCATCTATCTCGTTATTTCCACACCAAACCACAATTGATGGATGATGGCGTAAACGTTTTACTTGGTATTTTACTTCTTCTCTTACGTTGTCGAAAAAGTCTTTGTCACCAGGAACCATTGTTCCGGCAAACATAAAATCCTGCCAAACGTAGATTCCGTTTTTGTCGCACAAATCATAGAAATAATCGCTTTCATAGATTCCGCCACCCCAAACACGTAGCATGTTCATGTTCGCGTCTTTTGCCGTGGCAATCACTTTGTCGTATTCTGCATTTGTCATTCTCGACAAAAATGCATCCGACGGAATGTAATTTGCTCCTTTCATATAAACCGCTTTGTCGTCTATTTTAAAATAAAACGAACTTCCAGCTGTGTCTTTTTCCTGAACCAATTCGTATTTTCGTGGTGCTTTGTATTCTTCTTCAGTCTTCTTTTCATTGTAAGCTTCCAAACGAACGGCTTTCCAAATTCCGCAAGTGGTGAATTTTGGTCCCCAATCCCAGCCGAAATGATATTGTGCTTTACGTACATAACATCTTGGATTGTCTGGAATAACATATGGCAAATCTTTTTTTGCCAACGAGTCCACCACATTTTGGGCAGATTTAAACACAATCTTCAACTCGTTATTTTCCGGTTTCAAATTTTGTTTCACATCTGCAGACCATTGACGGAACATATTATTGGCATTCAAAATTTCTATTCCGTTGATATAAACGGTGGCATAAGTGTCCAATCCGTCAAAAACCAAGAGATTGTTTTCTTTTTTTAGAAATTCAGGAGAGACATTAAAAGTGGTTTTGTATTCCCAATCTTTTTTCTCAATCCAGACTAATTTTTTCTCGTTATCACGATAAAACGGATCCGGAATCATTTTGTTTTTCAACAAATCGGTATGCACTTCGCCGGGAACTGTTGCAGGATGCCAATCATTTTTTGTTACTTCAGTAAACTGCCAACCTTTGTTGATTTCCATCGAAATTTTTTCCTGGTTGCTGGAGCAGCTTGTCCCCAAAAAGTACATTGCCACTAAAAGGAGCAACATGCTTAAATTGTTTTTTTTGATTCTATTCATGTTTTTTATCTTTTAACCACTAATTGTGAGTTGGTTTAAATTTTATTTAATATCACCTTTTTCAGGTTGTAGATCTTCTAAAATTGGTGTTTCGATAGATTTTACTGTTGTTTGAAGTTTGTCATTTTTTTGTTCGAAAATCACAATTTCATTCGCTCCTTCTTTTAACCAACAACCGGGAACATAAAGCGTTTGTTGTGGTCCAACACTCCAATAGCGCCCAATATTGATACCGTTGATGAATACAATTCCTTTGCCCCAATCACGCATATCAAGAAAAGTGTCTCCTTTTTTAGTCAATTGAAAAGTACCTTGGTAAAGTGTAGGTTGACCTGCTTTGGCATTGCTTTTGGCATCTGCCAGATTCGGCATTTTGTCCATCGGTAGTGAATACATATTCCAATCGCCAGTGATTTTTTCACCGTTGATAATAACTGGAGAAATAATCCCTTTAGTACTGTTGATGATGTTTGCTCCGTAGTTAATACGTCCCATATTTTCAACTATAATATCCAAAGTTGCATTGAAAGGGACGTCAATTGTGCACTCGTAATTTTTATAATAACTATTCAATTCGGCTACTTTTTGACCATTGACATACACAATTGCGTAGTCGCGAAGTCCGTTCAATTCTAATTTTCCGCTGATAGGCTGTTTGAATTTTTTGCTGTACCAAACATAACCATGCCCTTGATTCAATTCTTCAAAAGTCAATGGATTTTCGCTGTTTACCGGTTTTATTTTATTTTTCAATGATTCCAAAGTCACTGCTTTTGTCAATTTGATTTCAGGAATCGAAATCACATCTATTTTAGCGGGAACAGCTGGTGTCTTTGGCGTTTTCAATAATTCGCGTAAAGCATTATATTTTTCAGTTGCCCAGCCTGCTTCACTGATAGGGGCATCATAATCATAAGTAGTCAGGTCTGGTTGAATATCGTGATTACCGTCGTAATTTGCTCCAGAAGTAAATCCGAAATTCGTTCCTCCATGAACCATGTAATAGTTGAAAGAAACACCTGCATCAAGGTACTTTTTAGTTTGCTTGGCTACAGTTTCGGCAGGAACCTTTGGGAAAGGCTCCGCCCAGTGATCTAACCAACCCGGATAGAATTCGGCGACCATATAAGGCCCATTTCCGCCGTTAAATTTATTTACAACTTCTTTTAGTTTGTCAACATTGTCTTCACCATTTGCAGTAGGCAAAGCACCTGGAAGAGCGCCTTCGGCAAATAGCCAACTTCCATCTGAAGTAAAGAAAGGCACGTTGAAACCAACATCTTTCAACTGTTGGAAAACGGCTGCACTGTATTTTTTGTGTTCTTCTATCGAAATATCTTTGCGTTGGGCAACATAGGAACCAAATTCATTTTCACCCTGAACCATGATAATTGGCCCGCCATTGGTCACCAATAAATTTTTTACTTGTCCGTAAAGTGCCGTGAAATACGATTTTGTCGCTGCCAAATATTGTGGATTGTTTCCGCGAATCACCATTCCCGGTACTTTTTGTAGAAACCATGGGTAACCGCCAAATTCCCATTCGGCACAAACATAAGGTCCCGGACGTAAAATCACGTACAGACCTTCTTCCTGTGCAATTTTGATATATTCAGCGACATCACGGTTTCCGGTTTTAAAATCCCAAACTCCCGGTGATACTTCGTGATAATTCCAGAAAATATAAGTCGCCACAGCATTCAGTCCCATCGCTTTCATCATCTGCAAACGATTGCGCCAATATTCTTTAGGAATTCTGGCATAGTGCATTTCACCACTATGAATCTGGATGTTTTTTCCATCCAAAACGAAATTACCGTCTTTGATGGCAAAAGTGTGTTTTTTTTGTCCGATTGCATTCGAAATCAACAAAAAGAAAAGAAAAATGGAGAGAATATTTTTTTTCATTTTATAAAAATTGTTTTTTATTGGGAAAAACGATTATGTTTTAAGTTCACCACTAAAACGCTAATTTATGCTTGCAACATCTTGTTTTAATTAGCGAATTAGCAGTAAAATATGTTTTCTTTTTAATTTAAAAATTCAAGTGTTCTGGTTGACCAATCGTTGTCAAAGAATCCACTTACTTTCATTTCCGGTAAACCTTTCAAAAGTAAATCGGCTTTGAAAATCATCACATCTGGAAACCCCGTGATTCCCGAAATGTAGTTGTTTGCCCAAGTTGCTTTCATTCCTTCTTCCGAAGTTCCGGCCACAACACCTACCATTGCCGTTTTGCTGTCTTTTCTCGGTAGTACAAAATATGCAGCCAAATCATTTCCTTTTAGCACTTTGTCGCCCACTTTCACTTGTTGATTATCAATTTGAATTGGAGAATTTTTCAATAACAATTTCCAGGCAATGTTGTTGGAAGCATTTCCGTAAATCACCACATTCCTGTCTTTGTATTTTTCTAATGAAAATTCTTTGTCTGAAATCACATCAATGCTTCCGTTTCCTCTGTAATAAAAAGTTTCTGCATCAAAACGGGCTCTGTTTAGATACCATTCACGCTCCGAGGCTGACCCACCAGTAGCATACACAAAAACGACGTTGTTATTGAACGCAAATTTGAATCCACCTTGACGATCAGCGTATTTTTCGGCTGTGTTGATTTCGTTTATCAAAGTCCACTTTCCGTCTTTTAAAGCCAGAATTGCTTTTTTATCTGATGCTGCTTTTACAGTTTGATCGTTGATATTTATCGTGATTTCTCCTTTAAATTCCAATGAAACCAAATCAAGTTCTAAGATAGAGACATTTTTTGTTTTAACTGTAATTTGTTGATTATCAATTTTTGCGTTAATGTTGGAGAAATCAAAAGGACGAATTTGTTGTTGTAATTTTATCCAATAATCAGTTGAAGAGACCGCAGGAGTGGCTGTGTGGAAATCAATTTCTTTTACTTCTTTGTTAGTCGGAATCGTTTGGCGTTTAAAGAATTCGAAAATAGGGAACCAATCCACAGAATGATCACCATACCAATGTTCGCCACCCGGATATTCGTAATAGCAGAAATTCGGGTGAAAAGTGCTTAATATCTCACGCATTTCTCTCACTTGCGAAATTGGCACAGTCGAATCGGCATCGCCGTGCAGAACATAAACACCGGATTGTTTCAGGTTTTTAACGATACTTTTTACACGACCTGAATTGGCTGAACGTTTGATTGATTCAAAAGCTTTGAATTGATCGTGCATTTCATCGCCTTTATCAGATCCATAAGTCGAAATGTCAGGGTAGGAGGCGCAAGGTGCAATTGCTGCAAATTTATCAGGATAGGTCGTTCCCAGAAACCAGGTTCCGTGACCACCCATTGAGTGACCTGTTAAGTAGGTCTGGGCAGGAATGGTGTTGAATATTTTTTTGGCTTCTGCCAAAACTTCCAAGGCATCTATTCTTCCCCAATCTTCCCAGTTGAAACCAAAAGGGCGACGATTTGTCGCTGCAACAATGTGTGCCCAATCTTTTTGTTTGTAGGCGCGTGCCTGATTTCGTGCTTCAACAGAAGCGCCGTGAACTGAAAGGATTAAGGCTTTTGGTCCGCTTCCCAATGCAGGAGCCACACTATAGTATTGAACGCTGTTATCTACTTTACTCACAAATGTACGCTCGTGGTGAACGGTTGCAGAACGTTGTTGAATCGGAATTTCGGTTTCGTCAATCACTTTTCCGCTTTTGTCTGAAAGCGTTATTTTCATTTTTAATTCACCGGTATAATCAGTTTTTGCAGCCGGAACTTTAAATTTTACTTTTCTGACGAACAAAGGTAGAATTGCGTCGGTAGCATAAGTGGCAGTTTCTCCACTTGATAATTTTGCAGTAATAACAAGGTTTTTTAGGTCTTTTTCGGTTGCATTGATTACACGAACCGAAGCCCATTTTTCGTCTTTTTCACCATTAATAACATCCGGAAGCGTCAAATCGCGTTTGGTAAACAGTATGCTTTTTGAAGGGACAACAATTTTTGATTTCACACGTCCAAAGCGGCCTTTAGTATAAACAAATTCGTTCACGCCTTTACGAAGTTTAAAGGGGATCAAAGTATATCCAAAATCATAATGATCTCCTTCGTGAGGCATGCCGTTGATGTAGGTGCGGGTTCCGCCAGTAGTTTCTAATAGAACGATTTGCTCTTTTTGCGAATTATATTCAGTAAAAAGAAAAGCCGATTTCATTTCTTTTTGGCTGAAAGCCCCGGCAGAATCAATTTTGATAGGCTGCCAGTCTCCTCTTTGTTTGTTTGGATTAATGAATTTTCCAACCGCATATTGCCAAGCGATAGGGTCTTGCCCGTTAAAAAGTGTTCCAGTTCTTTTATCGGCAGGAAGAAAATAACCATTGCTGAAATGGTGTAAAACGCTCCCTTCGGCTGTCGTTACAATTTTTTCTTTTCCAAAATATTCAACCACATTTCCCGTAACTTTTGTTTGTGCAATCAAACTAGTACTTAAAACAAGTAACGATGTCATCAACTTTAGCCTCATTTTTTATCAAGTTTAGTTTTTATTTATTCTTGTTTTATACTTAATTTTTATCACAACTTTTATAAATCACCTTTCACTAAATCGGTTTAGTATAAAGGGTTAAAAAAATGGAAACACTATGATTTCCATTTTTAGATGAACAGCAATGATTCCCATGCTGTTGTCACAAATATAAAGAAATTAAATTCACTAAAACAATTATTTTTCTTTCTGTAAAATCATTTTTAAATTTTCTTAATATTTGTGTTAATAGCCTTTGGCTCTTATCAGAGTAATCGGATTTATTTTTGTTCCATTAATTTTTTCAAACAAAATCCAAGTATTGTTGTCTTTTCCTTTTTCGAGAGTCCAATTTCTTTTGGGATCGGCCAGTTTTATTTTCAAATCATCAGGGAATGCATTTGCTGCTCTTGCATCTTCCCAAGTTCGAATTGCTTTGAAAATTTGGTATTTTTGAGGACAACTTTCTACATTTTTTTGATTGATTCCCAACATATATGTAGCTCCGACACCAACCGATATGGCTTGAACATGTTCGTAATCTTCTACTTTTGAAGATTTGTCAATACTAAAATTTCCTCCGAAAGTTGCAGGAAAATAATTGGCATAGGCAACGTCACGAATGTCTTTACCCTCGCTGGTGGTACTTCCCCAAACACGTTTTTCAATATCATACATGTTTTTTCCGCCACCAACGTTCCAAACGCTTTGATAATGCCAAGAACCTTCGGAAAGGGTTGCTCCAGTAATCCTAATATAATCTATTTTGTGATAGGCGGCTCTGTCAAACATTTTTCTAAAGAAACGTTTTACACCATAATAGCCCTGACCGGTGTTGAACAGAAATTCCTGTCCGTCCAAATCCATAAAGTAAATTCCGTTGATTTTGGCAACGTCAGCGTAATCTTCAGCAATGGCATCCTGCAAGTTCAAATCCGGAATCAAACCGTCATAGCCGTAGTTGATGGTTACCTGTAATTTATAAATATCGTCATTCGCTTTATGGGAGGAAGGAGTTGTATCCCAATAACCTCTTTTTACATTCAAAAGGCGGTAAGGAGCGGTTTTTGAAACACCCAAATAATGAATAAGTTCTTTGCCGATCTTTACCATATTTAGGTTTTTGCAATGACCTTCCCAACTGGCAATTTCGTCTAAATATTTGGGGTCGTTTACCACTATAATCGTATCTGTTGCCGAAATTGATTTCACTAAAAGGCGCTTTTGTAGGTAACACAAACTGTCGCTTGGAATCGGGCTTGCATCTTTTGTTCCTGGTGCCAATGCCGTTGCAATCGTGTGTCTGCCCATGAAAATCCCTTGTACATTCGAAATATCGGTGAACTCTTTATGCGATTTATTTCCAGAAGTAAATTTGAAAGGTTTTGTTT carries:
- a CDS encoding prolyl oligopeptidase family serine peptidase, which gives rise to MRLKLMTSLLVLSTSLIAQTKVTGNVVEYFGKEKIVTTAEGSVLHHFSNGYFLPADKRTGTLFNGQDPIAWQYAVGKFINPNKQRGDWQPIKIDSAGAFSQKEMKSAFLFTEYNSQKEQIVLLETTGGTRTYINGMPHEGDHYDFGYTLIPFKLRKGVNEFVYTKGRFGRVKSKIVVPSKSILFTKRDLTLPDVINGEKDEKWASVRVINATEKDLKNLVITAKLSSGETATYATDAILPLFVRKVKFKVPAAKTDYTGELKMKITLSDKSGKVIDETEIPIQQRSATVHHERTFVSKVDNSVQYYSVAPALGSGPKALILSVHGASVEARNQARAYKQKDWAHIVAATNRRPFGFNWEDWGRIDALEVLAEAKKIFNTIPAQTYLTGHSMGGHGTWFLGTTYPDKFAAIAPCASYPDISTYGSDKGDEMHDQFKAFESIKRSANSGRVKSIVKNLKQSGVYVLHGDADSTVPISQVREMREILSTFHPNFCYYEYPGGEHWYGDHSVDWFPIFEFFKRQTIPTNKEVKEIDFHTATPAVSSTDYWIKLQQQIRPFDFSNINAKIDNQQITVKTKNVSILELDLVSLEFKGEITININDQTVKAASDKKAILALKDGKWTLINEINTAEKYADRQGGFKFAFNNNVVFVYATGGSASEREWYLNRARFDAETFYYRGNGSIDVISDKEFSLEKYKDRNVVIYGNASNNIAWKLLLKNSPIQIDNQQVKVGDKVLKGNDLAAYFVLPRKDSKTAMVGVVAGTSEEGMKATWANNYISGITGFPDVMIFKADLLLKGLPEMKVSGFFDNDWSTRTLEFLN
- a CDS encoding glycoside hydrolase family 2 protein; its protein translation is MNRIKKNNLSMLLLLVAMYFLGTSCSSNQEKISMEINKGWQFTEVTKNDWHPATVPGEVHTDLLKNKMIPDPFYRDNEKKLVWIEKKDWEYKTTFNVSPEFLKKENNLLVFDGLDTYATVYINGIEILNANNMFRQWSADVKQNLKPENNELKIVFKSAQNVVDSLAKKDLPYVIPDNPRCYVRKAQYHFGWDWGPKFTTCGIWKAVRLEAYNEKKTEEEYKAPRKYELVQEKDTAGSSFYFKIDDKAVYMKGANYIPSDAFLSRMTNAEYDKVIATAKDANMNMLRVWGGGIYESDYFYDLCDKNGIYVWQDFMFAGTMVPGDKDFFDNVREEVKYQVKRLRHHPSIVVWCGNNEIDEAFKNWGWQKQFKINKKDSIKLWGDYKRLFQDSIPKWVKEVDPYRPYISSSPLFGWGKKESIKQGDSHYWGTWWGLEDIEVVHNKTGRFVSEYGMQAMPNYSTIEKITLEEDRKLYSDVLKAHQKAGKGFTKLNSYIQRYFKDTTNVKTWSVKDYTYLTQCLQYYSFKNIIGIHRSKEPYNMGTLLWQLNDCWPVASWSITDYYNRQPKAAWYAVKEAYRDDVKPTIDKVRPIDLKLENPQITFKVEGNNITLKASKDAKFVWIDIKGYTGRLSDNYFDLKAGEEKTITIQTPTSKPVITITSLFDVLSRTK
- a CDS encoding beta-galactosidase family protein; the encoded protein is MKKNILSIFLFFLLISNAIGQKKHTFAIKDGNFVLDGKNIQIHSGEMHYARIPKEYWRNRLQMMKAMGLNAVATYIFWNYHEVSPGVWDFKTGNRDVAEYIKIAQEEGLYVILRPGPYVCAEWEFGGYPWFLQKVPGMVIRGNNPQYLAATKSYFTALYGQVKNLLVTNGGPIIMVQGENEFGSYVAQRKDISIEEHKKYSAAVFQQLKDVGFNVPFFTSDGSWLFAEGALPGALPTANGEDNVDKLKEVVNKFNGGNGPYMVAEFYPGWLDHWAEPFPKVPAETVAKQTKKYLDAGVSFNYYMVHGGTNFGFTSGANYDGNHDIQPDLTTYDYDAPISEAGWATEKYNALRELLKTPKTPAVPAKIDVISIPEIKLTKAVTLESLKNKIKPVNSENPLTFEELNQGHGYVWYSKKFKQPISGKLELNGLRDYAIVYVNGQKVAELNSYYKNYECTIDVPFNATLDIIVENMGRINYGANIINSTKGIISPVIINGEKITGDWNMYSLPMDKMPNLADAKSNAKAGQPTLYQGTFQLTKKGDTFLDMRDWGKGIVFINGINIGRYWSVGPQQTLYVPGCWLKEGANEIVIFEQKNDKLQTTVKSIETPILEDLQPEKGDIK
- a CDS encoding GH92 family glycosyl hydrolase encodes the protein MQPNKLKGTILAMASLFFAMPVFSQGKAKKSPNANYTQFVNPYIGSGGHGHIFVGANVPFGAVQLGPSNIFEGWDWCSAYNYSSNTILGFTHTHLSGTGIGDLNDILLLPATGKVPLVKAEKKDPSGYGSTYSHQNEVVKPGYYSVLLDKYNVKAELTASERVGFHKYTFNSKDEAHVLLDLTDGVGWDSPKQTMIQKTGSKTIVGYRHSKGWADDQRLFFAMEFSEEISNIALYDSTAVKNGLQGEGRKMKAILDFKNKKGNVIMVKVGISPVSVENAVANIKAEIPQWDFVKVVQDADAKWNKALAKIDIKADADTKTIFYTSLYHTMFAPSIFNDANGDYRGTDRKIYKNAGLVNYTTFSLWDTYRALHPLYTITQEDKINDIIKTFLAIYQQQGRLPVWHLMGNETDCMNANHSIAVIVDAYFKGYRNYDVNLAYEAIKKTAMQTRAGMDYVQKLQYIPADSQFETVANALEYAIDDWCIARMAKDLNKMEDYAYFTKRAELYKLYFDKNSGFMRGKLTNGQWNEPFDPMSSAHRKDDYVEGNAWQYTWLVPQDPYGLIDLFGGDQKFIEKFDQLFTQSEKVAGEDASPDISGLIGQYAQGNEPSHHIPYLYAYVGQPWKTAKIVRQVFDQFYTTKIDGICGNEDVGQMSAWYVLSSMGFYAVNPANGTYVFGSPAVDEAIVHYKENVSFKMTAVNNSKTNMYIQKVEYNGKPYTKSYITHDMIVKGGELKLYMGNQPSLDFGTAKADRPL